A stretch of the Aminipila terrae genome encodes the following:
- a CDS encoding LytR/AlgR family response regulator transcription factor, which translates to MCYIEDHKEQKNIIFIDIAFNLNNGIELASKIKQIQKSSVIIFMSDEEEYDPSIYDVDHVYFLSKPLNGKFVKNALVKAVDYIEENTNQYLTAITKSEIVMIPLEEITFIEKEKRKVHVVDKEGSKTSFYSSFEEIETQLSTDFYRCHNSYIINLHKIRSIDSKCILMSNGLSVPVSRAHIKELKELLINLYFNIKIG; encoded by the coding sequence TTGTGTTATATAGAAGATCATAAAGAGCAGAAAAATATTATCTTTATAGATATTGCATTTAATCTGAATAATGGTATAGAGTTAGCATCAAAAATAAAACAGATACAGAAAAGCTCTGTAATTATTTTTATGTCAGATGAAGAGGAATATGATCCATCTATTTATGACGTTGATCATGTCTATTTTTTAAGCAAACCGTTAAATGGTAAATTTGTGAAAAATGCACTGGTTAAAGCAGTAGATTATATTGAAGAGAATACTAATCAATACCTTACAGCAATAACAAAATCAGAAATCGTCATGATACCTTTAGAAGAAATCACATTTATAGAAAAAGAAAAGAGAAAAGTCCATGTAGTTGATAAGGAAGGAAGTAAGACTTCTTTTTATAGCAGTTTTGAAGAAATTGAAACTCAGCTGAGTACGGATTTTTATCGGTGTCATAACAGTTATATTATTAATTTACATAAGATCAGATCAATTGATTCTAAATGCATATTAATGAGTAATGGACTGTCTGTGCCAGTTAGCAGGGCACATATTAAAGAGCTAAAAGAACTGCTCATTAATCTTTATTTTAATATAAAAATTGGATAA
- a CDS encoding S-layer homology domain-containing protein — MTKKVFALLMAVMMIFCYMPAMSFAGTEDTVAKAANAKFVDMPNDWSTTAIENAAAKGLIKGYEGADGLYIKPNGTLTRAEMATVVNRAFGAEGKASLSANDIVSGAWYEAELAKAVQMGTMKKDSQMRPNANITRQEACTILARAFKMQSTDTAHTALNSFSDKNNIAAWAQDSMSALVEKGYMSGANGTLNPTANMTRAEFAKIMDNMVKQYIDTAGIVEKVADSGNVMVNVPGVTLKNLTINGNLIIGDGVGSGECTLDSVKVTGQTIVRGGGVNSIIIKGDSNIGNVIVAKVDGNVRVAVEGNAKVSVIVIDDGKNTVKVEGKIDTLKVNAEIPVVLQKAEIAKVQITAANAAVTVDKDTTVTNLIVEATKADLKINGTVSTVSVEKQATGTKIAIAKDAKVNKLEANANVTTSGEGKPSTTTGTGTVTTENGKTTTTDTTGGGGGGGGGGGGSTPTPTPTPAKYNVTVGDKTVQITDLITSENAKLEIGNYVKLTNAMIAFGKNTATTNQKDKIKDVLANASVTGITFDASKHNAGVVDAYNAFLKQKDIDKFQALLLATATVFDQQTSTKSKIIEEYNQVANQIKNGNFQASYNGKTGTLTEVKVNISGTEYYLYNKNGTVNVEGFVNTVYGNKLTDVIGNSAKITVSGSDGTGTISYSAQITKF; from the coding sequence ATGACAAAAAAAGTATTTGCACTTCTCATGGCAGTAATGATGATATTTTGTTATATGCCCGCAATGTCTTTTGCCGGAACAGAGGATACCGTAGCAAAGGCTGCAAATGCTAAGTTTGTAGATATGCCTAATGACTGGTCTACAACAGCGATTGAGAATGCAGCAGCAAAGGGATTAATTAAAGGGTATGAAGGAGCCGATGGTTTATATATTAAACCAAATGGCACTTTAACAAGGGCAGAAATGGCTACTGTTGTGAATAGAGCTTTTGGTGCAGAGGGAAAAGCATCTTTAAGTGCAAATGATATTGTTTCAGGAGCATGGTATGAAGCAGAGCTGGCTAAGGCTGTTCAGATGGGCACAATGAAAAAAGATAGCCAGATGAGACCAAATGCTAATATTACAAGGCAGGAAGCTTGTACAATACTGGCAAGAGCTTTTAAAATGCAAAGTACTGATACAGCACATACAGCATTAAACAGCTTTTCTGATAAAAACAATATAGCTGCATGGGCACAGGACAGTATGTCTGCACTGGTTGAAAAAGGTTATATGTCTGGAGCTAATGGCACCCTGAATCCTACGGCAAATATGACCAGAGCAGAATTTGCAAAGATTATGGACAACATGGTTAAACAGTATATTGATACTGCAGGAATTGTTGAAAAAGTGGCTGACAGTGGGAATGTAATGGTTAATGTACCAGGCGTTACATTAAAAAATTTAACTATAAATGGAAATCTAATTATCGGTGATGGCGTTGGTAGTGGAGAATGTACTTTAGACAGCGTTAAAGTCACAGGACAAACCATTGTCAGAGGTGGTGGCGTAAATTCTATCATTATTAAAGGTGACAGTAATATAGGTAATGTTATTGTTGCAAAAGTAGATGGTAATGTAAGAGTAGCCGTTGAAGGAAATGCCAAAGTCAGCGTTATAGTTATTGATGATGGTAAGAATACTGTAAAAGTAGAAGGCAAAATCGATACTTTAAAGGTTAATGCAGAAATACCTGTAGTCTTACAGAAAGCAGAAATCGCAAAGGTTCAAATAACTGCAGCAAATGCAGCGGTTACAGTTGATAAGGATACTACTGTTACAAATCTAATTGTAGAAGCTACGAAAGCAGACTTAAAAATAAATGGAACCGTCAGCACTGTATCTGTAGAAAAGCAGGCAACTGGTACAAAGATAGCCATTGCTAAAGATGCAAAAGTAAATAAATTAGAAGCAAATGCAAATGTTACTACCAGTGGAGAAGGAAAGCCATCTACAACGACAGGTACTGGAACTGTAACAACAGAGAATGGAAAAACAACTACCACAGACACTACCGGCGGCGGTGGTGGCGGTGGCGGTGGTGGCGGTGGTTCTACACCTACCCCAACACCTACTCCTGCTAAGTACAACGTTACAGTTGGAGATAAAACAGTTCAGATTACTGATTTAATAACTAGCGAAAATGCTAAGCTTGAAATTGGAAACTATGTAAAGCTTACAAATGCTATGATAGCTTTTGGTAAAAACACTGCAACAACTAATCAGAAAGATAAGATAAAAGATGTTCTGGCAAATGCAAGTGTTACTGGAATTACATTTGATGCATCAAAACATAATGCCGGCGTAGTAGATGCTTATAATGCTTTCCTGAAACAAAAAGACATTGACAAGTTCCAGGCTTTGTTACTTGCAACTGCAACTGTATTTGACCAGCAGACTTCTACAAAATCAAAAATAATAGAAGAATATAATCAGGTTGCAAATCAGATTAAGAATGGAAATTTCCAGGCAAGTTACAATGGTAAAACTGGTACTTTGACAGAAGTAAAGGTTAACATTAGTGGAACAGAATACTATTTATATAATAAAAATGGTACTGTGAACGTGGAAGGTTTTGTCAATACTGTGTACGGTAACAAATTAACAGATGTTATTGGAAATAGTGCAAAGATTACAGTGAGTGGAAGCGATGGAACAGGAACCATTAGTTATTCTGCTCAAATCACAAAATTCTAA
- a CDS encoding S-layer homology domain-containing protein: MKINKILVSGLALTMMCTTNVFAFTDIKSDDSLSKAVNLMTEYKIVNGYEDGSFKPEKQVTRAEFVKMTNRLFSYKEKASSENFGDVNEKEWFYEEVLKAVNEGYILGYADGTFKPNDTVTKEQICVILDRILNLEKTVAKKDLAIKDRVSGWAADSVNRVIGSGIMSLGNDGKFQASQPASRATVVSAYNKIVEKKLVALSKPETTQTTNNTTNTTGGAGGTTGGGTSTPNKPDIEKPSAEIIKTMTLASNKINTDGARYLTNVEKREDLVPFLQNISSELNKYISNPSYDLKTAMRSSKKDFSSKPEKDQKILKNAVSVSFDLSNSQEYKALEEVAKFFGVDLNKVN; the protein is encoded by the coding sequence ATGAAAATAAACAAAATATTAGTGTCGGGGTTAGCGTTAACAATGATGTGTACTACTAACGTGTTTGCCTTTACAGATATAAAATCCGATGACTCCTTGTCAAAAGCTGTAAATCTGATGACAGAGTATAAAATAGTAAATGGATATGAAGATGGCTCTTTTAAGCCAGAAAAACAAGTGACAAGAGCAGAATTCGTAAAGATGACAAACCGGCTTTTTTCTTATAAAGAAAAAGCTTCATCAGAGAATTTTGGTGATGTAAATGAAAAGGAATGGTTTTATGAAGAGGTTCTAAAAGCCGTGAATGAGGGATACATATTGGGATATGCAGATGGTACTTTTAAGCCTAATGATACGGTTACAAAGGAACAGATTTGTGTTATTTTAGATAGAATTTTGAATTTAGAAAAAACTGTAGCTAAAAAAGATTTAGCTATTAAAGATAGAGTCTCAGGGTGGGCCGCTGATTCAGTTAACAGGGTTATAGGAAGCGGTATCATGAGTTTAGGTAACGATGGAAAATTTCAAGCTTCCCAGCCAGCCAGCAGGGCAACTGTAGTATCGGCTTATAATAAAATTGTAGAAAAAAAGTTAGTGGCCCTTTCCAAGCCAGAAACCACTCAGACTACTAATAATACAACGAATACAACAGGTGGTGCTGGGGGAACAACTGGTGGCGGTACGTCAACGCCAAACAAACCTGATATAGAAAAGCCTAGTGCAGAAATCATAAAAACCATGACGCTGGCTTCCAATAAAATAAATACAGATGGTGCAAGATATCTAACTAACGTGGAAAAGAGAGAAGATTTGGTTCCTTTTCTTCAGAATATTAGTAGTGAGTTAAATAAGTATATAAGCAATCCAAGCTATGATTTAAAAACAGCAATGCGTTCCAGTAAAAAAGACTTTAGCAGTAAACCAGAGAAGGATCAAAAAATCTTAAAAAATGCAGTAAGTGTGAGCTTTGATTTAAGCAATTCTCAAGAATATAAGGCTTTAGAAGAAGTAGCTAAGTTTTTTGGTGTTGACTTAAACAAAGTAAATTAG